Sequence from the Maribacter aquivivus genome:
ACCCAATTGTACATAATCAGTAATGTCAAAATGAAAAGGAACATATCCGTTCACCGCATAGTTACCTACTAGCTCACCATTCACCCATAATTCTGTAGCATTATGTACTGCTTCAAATTCCAAGAATACCTTATCAGAAGTATTGGCATTAATAGTTACTTTTTTTCGATACCAACTAATATCACGCAAATACTTCTCTTGTACCCAAGTTTCTTTAATACTATCCATTTCATAAGAAACTAGCTGCGGTGTATGTGGAACGGATACATTTTGCCAGGTACTATCGTCAAAATCTATTGCGGTAGGTGAATTTGTTACATCGCCTAAATGAAATTTCCATCCAATATTTAAATTCGTTTTTGTTCTGTCGCCAGCATTAAACCCCTCTGGTAATTGTTGTGCCTTTACATGTGAAGACAATAAAAGAGCGATTATGATTATTTGTAATTTTTTCATTTTCATTATTTCTATTTCCAAACTCTAAAATATTTTACGTGATATTCACCATTTAGCTTATTGTTATCCGGTAGGGCACCGAACCATTTGTTAGATTCACAATTAAAATTGACTTCTAAAGGTTGATGCCAATGTGTGTTCTTCGCCTCTCTAAATAGTATGCCATCTATATAGAAACGGATATATTCCTTGGTCCATTCTAGCCCCCAAACGTGATAATCTTTTTGTAGTTCTTCTGGGAAAAAATATTTTTTGGTTCTAGAGAAATGCTTTTTAACATCTCCATGTTCTTTTGGAGATTTAAATACATGAATATTTGAATTTAAATCATGGCGATTGTTTTCTACGCCAGGTGCGTTTTCACAGATATCAATTTCAGTCCACCAATCTTTATCTACGTTTGTCATCCAAAAACCAGAAACCCATGGCGTATCCATTAATTTAGCTTCAGCTTCAAAATAGCCATATAAAAATTTAGTTTTACTTTTTATAAAGCCTGTTGAATGCGTAAACTCATTAGGTAATTTTTCAGCTCCGTGTTGGTTTACCTTAATTACTAACTCCCCATTTTTTAGGCTCACATTTGATTCATGAAAATAAGTTGGTGGTCTACCTTTCCATTTTGGATTATTGGGATACCATCTACTGTAATTCAAATTATTACCCTCAAATTCATCAGAATATTTTTTTATTAGTTTCCAACTTTTAGAATTTTGTTGGTCGGATAGGGGATAAGCAGAATTTACCCTTTCAATACTATTTTTAAGTTCAATAGAGTCTATATACTTTTTTGGAGGAATAGTCAGGTCTTGGGCAATAATTTTTGATGCTATAAAGAACAAAACCATAACATGTTGGATTTTTACAAACCTCATTTACTTCGTTATTTAAATTTGAAATAAAATTATTCTATAAGAGCAACTTGTTAAATTATAGATGGCCGGAAAACTAACACATATGGTTAATTACAACAATAGTTATCAATAAATGAAATTTACTCACCTACTTAATGTTGTTTTACTTGAAAGAATGAGATAAAAAAAGGCTTTGAATAAAAATTCAAAGCCTTAATGGTATGGGTTGATATAAATTATTTTAATTCTAATTCTTTAATTTTCGTTTTTTCGGTACCCCTTAATTTTTCATAGGTTGTTATCATTTCTTTCAGTTTTTCAGTATTGGTTTCTGCGAGGTTATTATCTTGTGCTCTATCTTCTTTTATATTGTAAAGTTGATATGCTTCAGAAACACCTAATTCAATTTTAACCTGGTCATTGAAAGAACTGCCTTCATATGGCGGAATCAGTATCCAATCTCCGCTTCTTAATGCAGTTTTTTGGCTGGCTTCCAAAATAAGATCGGTTCTGCCACTCTTTGTTTTACCCAATAAGGCATCTATTATATCTTTACTGTCATCTGTTTTTTGAGTGCTACCTGTTAAACTGGCCAAAGAGTTTAATAAGTCTATTTGACAAACTAACGCTTCTGAAACTGTTGGTTTTATTGTTCCTTTCCAATATGTTATAAAAGGCACATGAGTGCCGGCATCGAATAGACTATATTTCCCACCTCTTAATCCGCCTGCCGGGGTATGCTTTCCTAATTTCTCTACGGCATCATCATAATAACCATCATTTAGCACCGGACCATTATCACTGGTGAAAACAATTAAGGTATTTTCTAAAATACCCTCATTTTCTAATGTTTTCATAAATTCACCAATAACCCAATCTGCCTCAAGAATAACATCGCCACGTGGTCCCATACCAGATTTGCCAACAAAACGTGGATGAGGTGTTCTTGGTACATGTGGTTGTTGAAGTGCATAGTAAAGAAAGAAGGGTTCTTTTTTATGATCTTTGACATATGCCTGAGCTTTTTCTAAAAAGTGATCGGCCATATCTACATCGCTCCATTTGGCATCTTCCCCACCTTTCATAAAACCAATTCTAGGAATACCGTTAACAATACTGTTATTATGACCGTGATGCCATTTCATATTCAGTAATTCAGGATTGTCCTTTCCTGTAGGTTGATTGTCATAATTTTTAGAATAATCTATTTCTATAGGGTCATTTGGGTCTAAACCATCTACATGACCATCTTTTATATACACTGTGGGTACACGATCTTGTGTCGCTGCCATGATATAAGAATAATCAAAACCAACTTCATTAGGACCTGGTGATACTCTCTCATTCCAGTTTACATGTCCGGTGCCGAGACCTAAATGCCATTTACCCACAATACCGGTTGCATAACCTTGTTCTTTTAACATTTTAGGAACGGTCATTTGGTTTGTACTAATAATTAATGGTGCGGTACCCGGTAATATTTGTGCATCTTTATTTCTCCATGGGTATACTCCGGTTAAAATACCATAACGACTGGGAGTACAAGTTGCTGAAGTAGCATAACCATTAGTGAAACGGACACCGCCATTTGCCAAATTATCAATGTTTGGTGTGTTAATTTCTGTGGCACCGTTGGCACTTATATCGCCGTAACCTAAATCATCTAGATAAATAACTACAATATTTGGTTGTACAATAGTATCTGCTTCTTTAGAAATATCGTTTTGGATATTTTTATTAGTCTCTTTGCAACTAAATGCAAATAATATTAAGAGCGACAGATAAAACTTGTGGATAATAAATTTTGTTTTAATAATCTGGTTCATTGGTTTGTTATTTTAATTCTTTTTTAATGAGTTATTTCTGTCTTGTTCCAATTTGTTTTCTTCTTTGATAACATTTTTTGCGTGAGGGTCTAACCAACCTGGTGCTATATTCTTTGCATCCCATTTTTTATATTCATTTTCTAAATCTAGGCAAATTTCTGAATTTGTAGATGCAATATCATTTCGCTCTAGTTGATCATTTTCTAAATCGAATAATAGTGTTTTATTCTTATAGGCACTTTTGTACAACTTGTATTTTCCTTTTCTAACGGCATACTCAAAATTGCCAGATGATCGCCAAAATAACGTCTCATGCGGATTTTCTTTATTTACATTTAAAATGTAGGGTAGTAAGTCAACACCATCTAATTGACTTTCATCAACTGAATCGCCACCTGCAGCATTTAAAAGTGTTGGAAATAAATCTAAAGAGGATATGGGTTTGCTGAAAATTTGATTTGCTTTTATTTTATTAGACCATGTTATAAAGAATGGAACTTTTAATCCTCCTTCAAACAACATGCCTTTATGCCCTCGGTTAGGTCTGTTATCTGCATGTTGAATTCTACCTCCATTATCACTTAAAAATACCAGGATAGTGTTCTCTTTTATACCATTAGCTACCAATGTAGAATCTATTTTACCAACATTGGTATCAACTGCATTTACCATTGCTGCATAAATACTTCTACCGGCATATTCTATATGTTTGGTTTTTTCTAAATACTCTTTAGTTGCATGGTCAGGTGAGTGGGGTGCGTTATATGCTAAATAGATAAAAAATGGTTTATCATCCTTTTTATTGATAAAGTCTATGGTCTCGTTTGTAAAATCATCGGTTAAATATGATAATTCATTTTCAGGTACTGTTTTTCTATTTCTGTAAATAGTCTGAATTTCATTTTTTGACTCCCCCCAATAGTTCATTCCACCGCCAGGAAAACCAAACCAATGATCGAAACCTTGAGCAGGTGGATACAAATCTGGATGATCTCCTAAGTGCCATTTTCCTATAGCACTTGTTCTATAGCCTTGCTCTTTTAAAGCTTCAGAAATCATTTTTTCTGATAAGGGTGTACCAATACTTGCATCATTTTCTCCATCATAGGGCATATTACAATCATGACCAAAACGAGCTTGGTAACGACCGGTTAACAAACCAGCTCTTGACGGACTACAATAGGGATGAGACACATACCCGTTTGAAAAAGTGACACCTTCGCTTGCAAGCCTGTCTAAATTTGGAGTGGGAATATCTGTGGCACCATTAAAGCCAACATCTGCCCAACCTTGATCATCTGTCAGAATTACGATAATGTTTGGTTGCTCTTGGCTAAAGACGGTAGTATAGCTAGAAAAAATTAAAAGAAGTATAGAAGGTAGTAAAGTGTATTTATTCATTATTTTGTTTTTATGGTAATGGTAGTTGAATTTAGATTGTCTGAACTTGCCGTAATTTTAATTTCGCCCGGTGTTTCTGTAGATTTTAAAATTGCCAAACTTTTTCCGTAAAACGATTTAATATGTTTTTCTTTGAACGATTCTAAAGAGGCAGAGTTCCCATTACCTACGGCTTCTAAAACTCCATTACCGGTAACTTCAAAATTCACCAAATTATCAGCGTTTGGACATAAATTACCTTCTTCGTCTTCAACTCTAACCGTTATAAAAGAGAGGTCTTTGCCATCTGAATCTATAGTGCTTCTATCTGCTAGTAAAGATATTTTAGCAGGTTTACCAGCTGTTTTTATTTCTTTTGTTGCTACTTGCTTTCCATCTTTATATGCTACTACTTTTAAACTGCCCGGTTGATAAGGTACATTCCAAGATAATCTGTATTTAGATTTGTAAATACCTCTTTTGAAGCCATAACCTGAATCTAAAAAACCTCTATATTCGGTAAAAACATCAGTTAAATCTTTGCCTTTTACTTTTTTTCCAAATGATTTACCGTTAACGAAAAGTTCTACTTCATCTGCATTGGTGTAAGCGTATACAGGGATAGTTTCTCCTTCTTTTCCTTCCCAGTTCCAGTGTGGTAATACGTGTACCATAGGTTCTGTTGTCCATTGACTTTGGTATAGATAGAAACGATCTTTAGCGAAACCGCATAAATCAACAGGGGCAAAGTAAGAAGCATGAGAAGGCCAATCGTCGTTCCAGTATCCATTGGTAGAATTATCTCTACCACCATAAGGCGTTGGCTCCCCTAAATAATCAAATCCTGTCCAAATGAATTCACCTAAAGAATGCGGATTAGCTTCTTGTGCAGCAAATTCTATATCTGGCGCATATGCCCAAGATGGACCAACGGTAACATCATAACTAGAAACCTGGTTGGTCTCTTTATTGACAGTGTAGGCCTGGGGAATTTCGTAAAATCCTCTTGTGCTTGTTTGTGATGAGGTTTCTGAACCGTAAAAAATCATGTCAGGGTTTTGCTCCCTTATTTCACCATAATAAGCGGGTTTGTAATTTACCCCTACCACATCTATCTGTTGCGCCAATTTATTTGTAAAAGATGCAGGATAATAGTTGAAGCCCGCAGTTGTGGGTCTTGTATTATCTTCATCATGGCAAATGTCATTTAACATTTTAGCTATTTTCCACCCATCGGCTTTAGATTGCTCTAAAATTTCGTTACCGATACTCCACATAATTACAGATGGGTGGTTGCGGTCTCTTTTTATCATATCCCGCAAATCAATTTCAGCCCATTCATCAAAATAATTACTATATCCGTTAGGTACTTTAGGCAATTTCCATTCATCAAAAGCTTCGTCAATGACTACAATGCCTAGCCTATCGCATACTTGTAACATTTCTGGCGACGGCGGGTTGTGACTTGTACGTAAAGCATTTGCGCCCATTTCTTGCATAATTTGCATTTGGCGTTCTGTAGCTCTGTAATTAACAGCAGCGCCTAATGGACCTAAATCATGGTGCATACAAACCCCATTGAGTTCTACGGCATTTCCGTTCAAGTAGAAACCTTCTTTTTTAAATTCGATAGTTCTTATGCCAAACTCTGTTTCGTATTCATCAACAAGCTGACCATCAATTTTAACCCTACTTATGGCTTTATATAAATTGGGCATACCAATAGCCCATAACTTTGGGTTATTTATTTCAATCTCTTGAATTTGCTTGTTCTCAGATTTTTTTAAAAGTGATATGGTTGATGTACTTTCGGCAACATTGTTATTTTCAGTATCTAAAATGGTGGTTTCTAAAGTTACTTCTGAAACATTTTCTGAAGTATTTTTAATTTTGGTTTCAACTTTAATCAATGCTTTCTCTGAAGTGGCAATTGGAGTAGTGATGTAAGTTCCCCATTGCGGAATATGTATTGCATTATTTATTTTTAAGCGTACGTTTCTGTAAATACCTGCACCAGGATACCAGCGTTCAGATAATAGTTCTGGTGCTAATTGTACGGCAATAACATTTTCTTCGCCGAACTTAATGTATGGTGTTAGATAATATTCAAAACCACTGTAGCCATAGTGTCTTTTACCCACAAATTTTCCATTAATGAAAACTTTAGAATTATCCATAACACCATCAAATTCTATAGATATTTGTTTGTCTTCATTCTCTTTACCTATTGTAAAATGCTTTCGGTACCAAGCAATACCATCAATGGTTAAACCACCGTTTCTAGCATTATTGATACTGTCAAAGGGCATTTCTATAGCCCAATCATGAGGCACGCTTACTTTTTGCCATTGGCTATCATCTAGCTTAATTTTTCCGCCATTTTCGATTGTGTCTTTTACAAATAACCAGTCTTTGTTAAAATCTATATCAACAATTACCGCTTCTTCTTTTGGTTGACAAGAGGTAACCAAAAGTGTCATTAATACTATTTTGAAAACTGCGATTTTATAAAGCTTCATTCTTTAAATTTCTATAATTAATTTTTCTGGTTGATTGAATAGCAATCGGTAATATCTAATGGGTCACCCATATCTTTTTGGAGTTGTTGTAGGTCAAGAAAAAGTGATTTAATTCTCTCTTGCTCTTCTGGTAATCTAGAAAGATCATTCATTTCTTCAGGGTCGTCATTTAAATTGAAGAGAAGCAATTTTTTTATGTTTGGGAACACCATTAATTTATACCCGTCTTTTCGAATCATTCTTTGAACATCTAGATAAGCACCGTAAATAGCGTCATATTTACTTTTATTCTCTTTCTTTTTTGCGATGTCTAAAAAACTGTTGAATTCTATATAAGTTGGTTTTTCAATATCAGCAATAGCTAATGAAGTTGCCATGACATCTTGCAAATACACATCTACATTGTTCTTTTTGTTTTTTGGAATATCCGGACCTATTAGTATCATAGGTGGCCTTATACTATGATCGAATAAACTTTGCTTACCCAGTAAACCATGTTGACCCATTGCTAAACCGTGATCTGCCGTAAAGATGATGTACGTATTGCTCATCTTACCGGAAGATTTAAGTGCGTCTATTATTTTGCCAATTTGAGCATCTACATGTGTGATACTGGCGTAGTACTCTTTTGTATGGGTTTTAATGGCAAGTTCAGTTCTAGGGAATGGTGCTAGAGCTTCATCTCTTAGGTTATCCCCGTTGGCAATATCATGTCTAAACGTATATTCAGGCATGTAGCTTTTAGGTAATGATATATCATCTATAGCATACATATCTTGGTATTCTTGCGGTGCCTGCCTGGGGTCATGTGGTGCATTAAAAGCTAGATACATGAAAAAAGGTTTTTCGCTAGATTTTGCGGAGTTTATAAAACCAATGGCGTCGTCTTTTAAAACTTCGCTCCAATGTTTGCCCCCTTGCCAGAATCCACCTTTAGAGGTATCTGTAGGCAACCATGTAGTATCATTTAAAGAAAGCGGACGATTATAACCATTTGGCATAATACTTTCGGACTTTGCATTTTTAAGTTTTGAAAGTGAATCGAATTTGGCAACCATTGTTTCGTGATCCCAAGCATCTCTAGGCATACCAGGACGAATATGAGTGGTGTGATTAAAAACTTTTTCGGCAGGCGCATCTACATGCCATTTTCCAGTCATATAAGTCTCATACCCGTTATTTTCCAATAGCTTGCCCCAGGTCTTGTCAATGGAATCATTATTGATCCAATTTTGTCTAAAAGAATTCGCTCTCCATACCGAGCGACCAGATATAAGCATTGCTCTAGATGCGGCACATACAGCTCCGCTCCATGAACCCATGTTATATGCATTTGTAAACGTAGTACCCTCATGAACCATGGCATCCATGTTAGGGGTGATAATTTCGGAGTTACCTAAAGCATGTATTGAAGAATAAGTTTGGTCATCGGTAAATATGAAAACAATGTTGGGCTTTGAATTTTCTTTTTTTGTTTTAGACTTTCTATCACAAGAAATGAATATAGATAAAAGTAGAAGGGGAAGAATTGACTTCATTTTCAGATTGATGGTTTTAAAAAAAAAATGCTCACTTCAATTGAAGTGAGCATCACAAATAACTCAAATAATATAATGCTAACACTTATTACAAATGTGACTTTTATTAGTTCAACTAGGGATCACAGATGGTTTTTAGATAATAACATATGTTTTATTCTTCTAATTCTTCATCTGAAATTTCATCGGTATTGTTTAACCTTATGTACTTGCTTGGTATAACCCCAAACTGTTTTTTGAAACATTTAGAGAAGTAGGAAGCGGTGTTGAAACCCGTCATATACATGATTTCTTTTACCGATAGGTCACTTTTTTCTAAAAGCTGAACAGCTCGTTTTAATCTAATATTTCTAATAAATTCACTTGATGAAAGGCCAGTCAATTCTTTAATCTTTAAATACAGGTTACTTCTACTCATATTCATTTCTTTCACCAACATTTCAACACTAAATTCAGAATTCATCATGTGTTTTTCTACAATTTCAATAGCATTTTGTAAAAACGTTTCATCTGATGAGGTTACGGTAACCTCATTTGGTTGTAATGTTATTTCGCGATTGAATCTTTTTCGTAGTTCTTCACGGTCTTTTAGGATATTAGCAAGTTTTAATTCTAACATCTCTAAATCAAAGGGTTTTCTAATGTAGGCATCTGCACCTGTTTTTAATCCTTCTATTTCTTTTTCTTGAGATGTTTTTGCAGTTAGCATTACTACAGGAATATGGCTTGTTTCTTGTGCGTTTTTTAGATTATTACACAGTTCTATACCATCCATTACCGGCATTACCAAATCTGTAATTACAATATTGGGCATGAACTTATTTGCTAATTCTAATCCTTTTTTACCATTTTCTGCTTCGTAGATATAATAGCTTTCTCCCAGTCCCTTTTTTATAAAAGATCTAATATCTGGGTTATCGTCTACAATTAGTAGTAACGGCAGTTTAGACCTGGACCTTGTCATGTTTTGGTCAATGATATCATCCATAAAGCTGATGGCATGCGAGTCTGCATCATCTTTACTTATGAAGGTGTTGGCCTCAAAAACTTCATGAAAGTTGATTTCTTTTTTTTCTTCAAAGGTTTCTTTTTCTTTTGGTAACCAAACATAAAACGTAGTACCACTTTCAGAATCGCTCTTAACTTTTATAATACCTTGGTGTAGCTCTACCAGATTTTTGGTAAAAGAAAGCCCAATACCTGTACCCTTAGTATTTACATGTGTTGTAAGTCCTATTTCAGTATAAAAGCGTTCGAATATGTGCTGTAATCTATGAGCTGGTATACCAGGACCAGAATCTTTTACTTGAATAACAATGTACTTAGATTGGTCTACTTTAAGCTCAATATCCTTTGGTTTATTAAAATCATTACCATCAAAAATTTCAAGAAGAATATTACCTTCTTCAGGTGTAAACTTAAAGGCGTTTGAAAGTAGGTTGTTACAAATTTTCTCAACGGCATCTGGATCAAACCATGATAGAATTGATTCTTTCGAAGATTTTATTTCGAATTCAATATTCTTTTTTCGGCTTAGAAATTGAAAAGGTTCACCTACTTCTTTTAAAAACTCGGCAATATTACTTTTACTTAGATTAAGATTCATTTTACCATGATCCATCTTTCTGAAATCTAGTAATTGATTTACTAATCGTAATAGGTAATCGGTGTTTTTTCTCATTAACCCATATTGATCTTTGGTTTCCTTGGGGCTAATTTTTTCTCCTTTTTTAATTAAATAGTCTAATGGACCTTTTATAAGTGTTAGCGGGGTTCTAAACTCATGAGATATATTGGTAAAAAACTCAAGTTTTAGACGGTGAATTTCTTCGTTCTTATCTTTTTCTAAATTTCTAAGTTCTAATTGGTGCTTCTCAGCAGATCTTATCATAGTAAACCTTCTAAAAGCATATAACAATGCTATTGCCAATAGTAAATATGCAAATTTGGCAAGGTTGGTTCGCCACCACGGAGGTGTTACGGTAATTTTAATTTCAACAGGTGTTTCGTCCCAAATGTTATCGTTGTTAGAAGCTTTTACTCGCAAGACATAAGAACCTGGCTCAAGATTGGTATAGGTTGCAAACCTATTATCGGCAGATGTGTAAATCCAATCTTTATCAAATCCATCTAGTTTATAGGCATATTTATTTTTACTTGAGGCTGCATAATGTAATGCTGCAAACTCAAAAGAAAAACTGTTTTCATTATGTTTTAATTCAATTTCGTCAATAGAATTTATAGATTTATCAAGTATAATGCGCCCGTTCATTTCAGCACCTATAGCTAAAGGTTTGTTGAAGATGGAAAAGTTGGTTAAAACTGTTTCCGCTTTTATTTTGTTACTTATAATATCTTCAGGATAGAAAGCGGTAAAGCCGTTGACTCCACCAAAAAGCATTAATCCATCTTTGGTTTTAAAAGCAGCTAGTTCACTGAATTCATTGCTTTGTAAGCCGTCGTTAACATCGTAATTTTGAAAATTTTCCTGATCAATATCAAACTTTGATAACCCTTTATTAGTCGATAACCATAGATTGCCCTGATCATCATCTAGAATACCTTTAATTACATTATTAGGTAAACCCTCTTTTTCGCAATAGGTTTTAAAATGTTCTGGTTTGCCGTCTTTTGCAGGTATAAGTTTATTTAATCCGCCGCCAAAAGTACCTACCCATATATCTCCTGACTGGCTTTCGAAAACTGTTAAAATGTAGTTGTGACTAATAGTAGTTTCATCGTTAGGTATATTCTTATAATTAACGAATTTGGGATTTTTAGAAGTAATTTGATTATATGGTAATTTAGCTAACCCATCACCTGTTGCA
This genomic interval carries:
- a CDS encoding family 16 glycosylhydrolase, encoding MRFVKIQHVMVLFFIASKIIAQDLTIPPKKYIDSIELKNSIERVNSAYPLSDQQNSKSWKLIKKYSDEFEGNNLNYSRWYPNNPKWKGRPPTYFHESNVSLKNGELVIKVNQHGAEKLPNEFTHSTGFIKSKTKFLYGYFEAEAKLMDTPWVSGFWMTNVDKDWWTEIDICENAPGVENNRHDLNSNIHVFKSPKEHGDVKKHFSRTKKYFFPEELQKDYHVWGLEWTKEYIRFYIDGILFREAKNTHWHQPLEVNFNCESNKWFGALPDNNKLNGEYHVKYFRVWK
- a CDS encoding sulfatase family protein, with product MNQIIKTKFIIHKFYLSLLILFAFSCKETNKNIQNDISKEADTIVQPNIVVIYLDDLGYGDISANGATEINTPNIDNLANGGVRFTNGYATSATCTPSRYGILTGVYPWRNKDAQILPGTAPLIISTNQMTVPKMLKEQGYATGIVGKWHLGLGTGHVNWNERVSPGPNEVGFDYSYIMAATQDRVPTVYIKDGHVDGLDPNDPIEIDYSKNYDNQPTGKDNPELLNMKWHHGHNNSIVNGIPRIGFMKGGEDAKWSDVDMADHFLEKAQAYVKDHKKEPFFLYYALQQPHVPRTPHPRFVGKSGMGPRGDVILEADWVIGEFMKTLENEGILENTLIVFTSDNGPVLNDGYYDDAVEKLGKHTPAGGLRGGKYSLFDAGTHVPFITYWKGTIKPTVSEALVCQIDLLNSLASLTGSTQKTDDSKDIIDALLGKTKSGRTDLILEASQKTALRSGDWILIPPYEGSSFNDQVKIELGVSEAYQLYNIKEDRAQDNNLAETNTEKLKEMITTYEKLRGTEKTKIKELELK
- a CDS encoding sulfatase-like hydrolase/transferase; this encodes MNKYTLLPSILLLIFSSYTTVFSQEQPNIIVILTDDQGWADVGFNGATDIPTPNLDRLASEGVTFSNGYVSHPYCSPSRAGLLTGRYQARFGHDCNMPYDGENDASIGTPLSEKMISEALKEQGYRTSAIGKWHLGDHPDLYPPAQGFDHWFGFPGGGMNYWGESKNEIQTIYRNRKTVPENELSYLTDDFTNETIDFINKKDDKPFFIYLAYNAPHSPDHATKEYLEKTKHIEYAGRSIYAAMVNAVDTNVGKIDSTLVANGIKENTILVFLSDNGGRIQHADNRPNRGHKGMLFEGGLKVPFFITWSNKIKANQIFSKPISSLDLFPTLLNAAGGDSVDESQLDGVDLLPYILNVNKENPHETLFWRSSGNFEYAVRKGKYKLYKSAYKNKTLLFDLENDQLERNDIASTNSEICLDLENEYKKWDAKNIAPGWLDPHAKNVIKEENKLEQDRNNSLKKN
- a CDS encoding glycoside hydrolase family 2 TIM barrel-domain containing protein, which gives rise to MKLYKIAVFKIVLMTLLVTSCQPKEEAVIVDIDFNKDWLFVKDTIENGGKIKLDDSQWQKVSVPHDWAIEMPFDSINNARNGGLTIDGIAWYRKHFTIGKENEDKQISIEFDGVMDNSKVFINGKFVGKRHYGYSGFEYYLTPYIKFGEENVIAVQLAPELLSERWYPGAGIYRNVRLKINNAIHIPQWGTYITTPIATSEKALIKVETKIKNTSENVSEVTLETTILDTENNNVAESTSTISLLKKSENKQIQEIEINNPKLWAIGMPNLYKAISRVKIDGQLVDEYETEFGIRTIEFKKEGFYLNGNAVELNGVCMHHDLGPLGAAVNYRATERQMQIMQEMGANALRTSHNPPSPEMLQVCDRLGIVVIDEAFDEWKLPKVPNGYSNYFDEWAEIDLRDMIKRDRNHPSVIMWSIGNEILEQSKADGWKIAKMLNDICHDEDNTRPTTAGFNYYPASFTNKLAQQIDVVGVNYKPAYYGEIREQNPDMIFYGSETSSQTSTRGFYEIPQAYTVNKETNQVSSYDVTVGPSWAYAPDIEFAAQEANPHSLGEFIWTGFDYLGEPTPYGGRDNSTNGYWNDDWPSHASYFAPVDLCGFAKDRFYLYQSQWTTEPMVHVLPHWNWEGKEGETIPVYAYTNADEVELFVNGKSFGKKVKGKDLTDVFTEYRGFLDSGYGFKRGIYKSKYRLSWNVPYQPGSLKVVAYKDGKQVATKEIKTAGKPAKISLLADRSTIDSDGKDLSFITVRVEDEEGNLCPNADNLVNFEVTGNGVLEAVGNGNSASLESFKEKHIKSFYGKSLAILKSTETPGEIKITASSDNLNSTTITIKTK
- a CDS encoding sulfatase-like hydrolase/transferase; amino-acid sequence: MKSILPLLLLSIFISCDRKSKTKKENSKPNIVFIFTDDQTYSSIHALGNSEIITPNMDAMVHEGTTFTNAYNMGSWSGAVCAASRAMLISGRSVWRANSFRQNWINNDSIDKTWGKLLENNGYETYMTGKWHVDAPAEKVFNHTTHIRPGMPRDAWDHETMVAKFDSLSKLKNAKSESIMPNGYNRPLSLNDTTWLPTDTSKGGFWQGGKHWSEVLKDDAIGFINSAKSSEKPFFMYLAFNAPHDPRQAPQEYQDMYAIDDISLPKSYMPEYTFRHDIANGDNLRDEALAPFPRTELAIKTHTKEYYASITHVDAQIGKIIDALKSSGKMSNTYIIFTADHGLAMGQHGLLGKQSLFDHSIRPPMILIGPDIPKNKKNNVDVYLQDVMATSLAIADIEKPTYIEFNSFLDIAKKKENKSKYDAIYGAYLDVQRMIRKDGYKLMVFPNIKKLLLFNLNDDPEEMNDLSRLPEEQERIKSLFLDLQQLQKDMGDPLDITDCYSINQKN
- a CDS encoding two-component regulator propeller domain-containing protein yields the protein MSSLYLILMLFFGLAHTSYAQNSLKFEHLNTENGLSQSDVNAIFQDDNGFMWFGTHDGLNRYDGYNFTLFKPNPKNQYSISSNLIWKIIDDEKGNLWIGTTGGGLNYFNKKTEKFKQFKSDANNEFSISSDYITLVFIDSDNRLWVGTTKGIDMADLSKPTDSLKFEHYNLYQNSDSPTRNSNNVNTFYEDSMHQIWIGGITGLSKLSRDSNGDMYFQEVNEQINLPNTQVKSIIEDTYGNLILATSNGLYRYASNKTENQLQFIYSGNFNTISINNYHIWAGTDDGLIEFSNLSETKLPELVGLYKYDPENPTNSLSKNAVKSLYIDHTGIIWVGVNGGGVNKFDPQRKQFSHIKKNLELGSLSNDKIRAIHEDSKGNLWVGTEGGGLNLLGKTDKENDFTQFQHFTKINKVFAIEEINLKSSTKLFTGGENSPGLFEIDLDTNKRIGEDDLKPITQVPSSVFSILQDKDRNVWIGFYNGGIQRWLINEDGDTFTKNNFRYNPTNETGIPNNIIRDIYQDTKNNIWFATGDGLAKLPYNQITSKNPKFVNYKNIPNDETTISHNYILTVFESQSGDIWVGTFGGGLNKLIPAKDGKPEHFKTYCEKEGLPNNVIKGILDDDQGNLWLSTNKGLSKFDIDQENFQNYDVNDGLQSNEFSELAAFKTKDGLMLFGGVNGFTAFYPEDIISNKIKAETVLTNFSIFNKPLAIGAEMNGRIILDKSINSIDEIELKHNENSFSFEFAALHYAASSKNKYAYKLDGFDKDWIYTSADNRFATYTNLEPGSYVLRVKASNNDNIWDETPVEIKITVTPPWWRTNLAKFAYLLLAIALLYAFRRFTMIRSAEKHQLELRNLEKDKNEEIHRLKLEFFTNISHEFRTPLTLIKGPLDYLIKKGEKISPKETKDQYGLMRKNTDYLLRLVNQLLDFRKMDHGKMNLNLSKSNIAEFLKEVGEPFQFLSRKKNIEFEIKSSKESILSWFDPDAVEKICNNLLSNAFKFTPEEGNILLEIFDGNDFNKPKDIELKVDQSKYIVIQVKDSGPGIPAHRLQHIFERFYTEIGLTTHVNTKGTGIGLSFTKNLVELHQGIIKVKSDSESGTTFYVWLPKEKETFEEKKEINFHEVFEANTFISKDDADSHAISFMDDIIDQNMTRSRSKLPLLLIVDDNPDIRSFIKKGLGESYYIYEAENGKKGLELANKFMPNIVITDLVMPVMDGIELCNNLKNAQETSHIPVVMLTAKTSQEKEIEGLKTGADAYIRKPFDLEMLELKLANILKDREELRKRFNREITLQPNEVTVTSSDETFLQNAIEIVEKHMMNSEFSVEMLVKEMNMSRSNLYLKIKELTGLSSSEFIRNIRLKRAVQLLEKSDLSVKEIMYMTGFNTASYFSKCFKKQFGVIPSKYIRLNNTDEISDEELEE